TGTGCCGTCATCTCGCCGAAGGTCTTGTCGTGGCCATCGGGCAGGAAGATCGGATCATAGCCGAAGCCGCCTGCACCGCGGATGTCATGCGTGACCGTGCCGAAGACGCGGCCTTCGAACAGCTCCTGATGCCCGTCCGGCCAGGCGATGACCAGCGCTGAGACGAAGTGAGCCTTGCGCTGCCCGGGCGTGGTCGCGCCGCGCTTCGCCAGTTCCATCTGCACGCGTGCGATCGCCGGGGCGAAATCCTTGCCCGGCCCGGCCCAGTTGGCCGAGAACAGGCCGGGCGCGCCGTCGAGCGCGTCGATGCAGACGCCTGAATCGTCGGAGAGCGCCGGCAGGCCGCTCGCCTGCGTCGCTGCGACCGCCTTGATCGCCGCATTCTCCGAGAACATGAACCCGTCCTCGACCGGCTCGGGCAGGCCGAGTTCGCCGGCCGAGACGAGCTCGATGCCATAGGGCGCCAGCAGCTCGCGCATTTCGCGCAGCTTGCCCTGGTTATGGGTCGCGATCACGACCTTGCCGGAGAGGAGGCGGTGGTTCGACATCGGTATCTCTCGTTACCCGCCTCGTCATCCCCGGCTTGACCCGGGATCCATCGAAGGGCGTCGCAACTCTACGATGGATTCCGGATCTCCGCTTCGCTGCGTCCGGAATGACGGTGTTGTTCGATTGCTTGTGCGATCGGCCGGATCAGGCGACCGCCGCCTTCTGCAGCGCGACGAGCTTGCTGACGCCACCTTTGGCCAGCTTGAGCAGCGCGAGCAACTCCTCCTCGGAGAAGGGTGCGCCTTCCGCCGTGCCCTGCACCTCGACGAGGCCGCCCGTGCCGGTGATGACGAAATTCGCGTCGGTCTGCGCGCCGGAATCCTCGACATAGTCGAGATCGATCACCGGATTGCCGGCGACGATGCCGCAGGAGATGGCGGCGACATGGTCCTTGAGCGGGTTGGTGCCCTTGAGCAGGCTGCGCCCTTCCATCCATTTCAATGCGTCATGCAGCGCCACCCACGCGCCGGTGATCGAGGCCGTGCGGGTGCCGCCATCGGCCTGCAGCACGTCGCAATCGACGACGATCTGGCGCTCGCCGATCGCGGTGAGGTCGACGACCGCGCGCAGCGAGCGGCCGATCAGGCGTTGAATCTCCTGCGTGCGGCCGGAGGGCTTGCCGGAGGTGACCTCGCGGCGGGTGCGCTCATGGGTGGCGCGCGGCAGCATCGAATACTCGGCGGTGACCCAGCCCTTGCCGGTGCCGCGCAGCCACGGCGGCCCCTTTTCCTCGACGGTCGCGGCGCAGAGCACCTTGGTCTCGCCGAACGTCACCATGCAGGAACCCTCGGCATAGCGAACCACGCCGCGCTCGAGCGTGACCTTGCGCATCTCGTCTGCGGCGCGTTTGGAGGGTCGCATGAAATAATCCTGTCTTGCGGAGAAGTGGCGGCTTGTAGGCGCTCATGCCGCGCTCGGCAAGGCGCCGGCCCTGTTTCACCCCTTGATCCGCGCCTCCTGCATGACGACAATAGGGTTGGAACGACGGTTCGCCCGAACAGGTTCATGAGCGCCCATACGCCCCGCCCCGAGACGATGAGCGGCCTGGTCGAGACCGACCAGCGCTCGCGCGAGATTTTCCGCCAGATCGTCGACGGCTACCTCGCGACCGGGGAGCCGGTCGGTTCGCGCAATATTGCCCGCCTGCTGCCGATGGCTCTGTCCCCGGCGACGGTGCGCAACGTCATGACCGATCTGGAGCTGGCCGGGCTGATCTATGCGCCGCATACTTCCGCCGGGCGCCTGCCCACGGAACGGGGCCTGCGCTTCTTCGTCGACGCGATGATGGAGGTCGGCAACCTCACCTCGGACGAGCGGGCGCGCATCGAGGCGCAGATCCGGGCCGGGGCAGGCCATCGCAATCTCGACCAGACATTGACCGAGGCCTCGGCGCTGCTCTCCGGTCTCTCGCGCGGCGCCGGCGTGGTCGTGACGACCAAGGCCGATCCGCGACTCAAGCACATCGAATTCGTCCGGCTCGATCCGGCCCGCGCGCTCGTCGTCCTCGTCTCGGAGGACGGCGCGGTCGAGAACCGCCTGCTGGCGCTGCCGGTGGGTTTGCCCGCCTCGGCGCTGGTCGAGGCCGCGAACTTCCTCAACGCCCGCATCCTCGGCAAGACGCTGGCGGACCTGCGCGGCGAGATCGCCGGGCAGCGCGCGCTGATGGAGCGCGAGCTCGATGTGCTCACCGCGCGGCTGGTGGAGAGCGGCATCGCGACCCAGTCCGGCCCCGGCAGCGACCGCCATCTCATCGTGCGCGGCCAGGCCAACCTGCTCGAGGACCTCCGGGCGCAGGAGGACCTCGAACGAATCCGCATGCTCTTCGGCGATCTCGAGACGCAGACCGATGTCATCGATCTCCTCACCCGCGCCGAGCAGGGCGACGGCGTGCGCATCTTTATCGGCTCGGAGAACAAGCTGTTCTCGATGTCGGGTTCCTCGATGGTGGCGGCGCCGTTCCGCGATGCCGAGCAGCGCATCGTCGGCGTGGTCGGCATCATCGGCCCGACGCGGCTGAACTATGCCCGCATCGTCCCGATGGTCGACTACACCGCCAAGGTCGTCGGCCGCCTGCTCGACGGCGAGCGCTGAGGCGCCGGGCCATCGCCGTCATCCCGGGCTTGCCCCGGGATCCATCGCCGGGCGCGGCACTCTTCGATGGATTCCGGATCGGCGCGGCTTCGCCGCTTGTCCGGAATGACGACAGGTTTTCACTTGAAGAATTTGGCTTCCGGCGCGGATGCGGCTAGGTGTGCGCGAAAGCGACCCGTTTGCGAACACCCAAGGCCAGATCCATGTCAGACCAGCTTCCCGACCGTCTTTCCGTCAACCCGGACAGCCCCTTCTACAACGCCGACGTGCTGGCGCGTGACATCGGCATCCGCTTCAAGGGCGTCGAGAAGACCAATGTCGAGGAATATTGCGTCTCCGAAGGCTGGGTGAAGGTCGCGGCCGGCGCCGCCAAGGATCGCTTCGGTCGGCCGATGACGATCACGCTCAAGGGCCCGGTCGAGCCTTATATCCGCGGCAACGTCGAGAGCTGAAGCGCGCCATTCCTACCGCCGTCATTCTCGGGCTTGACCCGAGAATCCCAGGCAAGACGAAGCGCTGGAGCCTCCACCGGCAAGAGATGCTCGGGTCAAGCCCGAGCATGACGCCTGTCACTCAAGCGAGGCCCTTGTAGAAAAACGTCGAGCCGCAGTCGGCTCCATCAGGCATCAGCGCATAGCGCGGGATGGTGCCGGCTTCCGTCCAGCCGAGCCGATTGTAGAGCCGCCGTGCCGCGCCGTGCTCGTCCGTGTCGAGCACCAGCAGGTCGCGTCCTCTATCGCGCGCGATCGCTTCTGCACGCTGGATCAGTGCTTCGCCAATGCCCTGCCGGCGCGCACGGGAATGCACCAGCACCTTGGCGATCTCGGCCCGATGCGGCTGGTTCGGTTTGCCGATCAGGTGAAGTTGCGCCGTGCCGACGAGGCCGTCCGCCGCGCGCGCGCCCAGCAGGACAACCTGCCCGCCCGCGACGCCAGCCGCGACATCGCGCCAGAAGCGCTCATAGTCCGCCGTCGTGTTCCAGTTCATGAAGCCGACCGAGGCGCCGTTGGCGACGCAGTCGCGCAGGATTTCGGACAGCGCCGGAATGGCGGCCTCGGCAGCCCGGGCGTCGAAGACGTCGATGGCGACGGAGAAGCTGACCGCGTTCATGCGATATGTCCCGGAAAACTGCCGCGCCCGGCGGCGAGGATGACGACGTAGCGGACGGGCACGGCGCCCGGATTGCGGTAGATGATGGCGCCGCGCAGATGCATCTGCAGGCAGTCACCCTCGGAAAGCGCGTGGCCGATACCCTCGACCGTCAGGTCGAGCCTGCCTTGCAGCACCCAGACCTGCTGGTCGAGTGCAGGTGCACCCGTCGCGTTGTCGAGGCGGACCTCGGCGCCGCCCGGCAACTCGACCTCGACGATCTCGAAGCCCGATCCCGTGCCGCGCGGCGAGACGTTGCGGCGCAGATAGCCGCTCGCCGGATCGCGCCAGACCGGTTGGGCAGCATGCCGCGCCAATGGCCCGGTTCCTGCCTCCTCTTCCAGCAGCGCCGAGAGCGACAGGCCGAGCCCGGAGCCGAGGCGGACCAGCAGCGCTGCGGTGGGGCTCGATTCGCCGCGCTCGACCCGCGAGATCATCGCCCGGCTGACGCCGCTGCGCTCGGCCAGCACATCGAGCGTCAGGCCATGGCGCTGGCGGGCCGACTTCAGGCGCTGCCCCAGGCGGCGGTCGATTTCGGTGTCGTTCTCAAATTCCATATTGAGAGAATAATTCTTAGATAATGGAAATTGCAAGAGACAACGTTCAGGATGCCCGCGCTGAAGCCCCTGCCGTCATCCCGGCTTGACCTGGGATGACGCGGCGGCTCCCGAGCAAAACAGACCTCCGGAAGGGTCTCTCGAGAGGCCGGCGCTTGGCGCGGCGCGGCATCACTGCTATGGCGCGCGCATGAGCACCCGCACCATCGACAATATCCGCAACTTCTCGATCGTCGCGCATATCGACCACGGCAAGTCGACGCTGGCCGATCGTCTGATCCAGCAGACCGGCACCGTCGCGGCCCGCGACATGAGCGAGCAGATCCTCGACTCGATGGATATCGAGAAGGAGCGCGGCATCACCATCAAGGCCCAGACGGTGCGGCTCGACTATCGGGCGCAGGACGGCAAGGACTACGTCCTGAACCTGATGGACACCCCCGGCCACGTCGATTTCGCCTATGAGGTCTCGCGCTCGCTGGCGGCCTGCGAGGGCTCGCTCCTGGTCGTCGATGCCTCGCAGGGCGTCGAGGCGCAGACGCTCGCCAACGTCTATCAGGCTCTCGACGCCAACCACGAGATCGTTACCGTCCTCAACAAGATCGACCTGCCCGCCGCCGATCCCGAGCGGATCAAGCAGCAGATCGAGGATGTGATCGGGCTCGACGCCTCCGAGGCCGTGCCGATCTCGGCCAAGACTGGCATCAATATCGAGGGCGTGCTCGAAGCCATCGTCACCAAGCTGCCGGCGCCCAAGGGCGATCCCGACGCGCCGCTGAAATGCCTGCTGGTCGACAGCTGGTATGACGCCTATCTCGGCGTCGTCGTGCTCGTGCGCGTCATCGATGGCGTGCTCAAGAAGAACATGACCATCCGGATGATGCGCGCAAACGCCTCCTATGGCGTCGATCGCGTCGGCGTTTTCAAGCCCAAGATGCAGGAGGTCAAGGAGCTCGGCCCCGGCGAAGTCGGCTTCTTCACCGCCTCGATCAAGGAGGTCGCCGATACCGCCGTCGGCGACACCATCACGGACGAGAAGCGCCAGACCCCGCAGGCGCTGCCGGGCTTCAAGCCGGTGCAGC
Above is a genomic segment from Bosea sp. NBC_00550 containing:
- a CDS encoding GNAT family N-acetyltransferase, yielding MNAVSFSVAIDVFDARAAEAAIPALSEILRDCVANGASVGFMNWNTTADYERFWRDVAAGVAGGQVVLLGARAADGLVGTAQLHLIGKPNQPHRAEIAKVLVHSRARRQGIGEALIQRAEAIARDRGRDLLVLDTDEHGAARRLYNRLGWTEAGTIPRYALMPDGADCGSTFFYKGLA
- the hrcA gene encoding heat-inducible transcriptional repressor HrcA; translation: MSAHTPRPETMSGLVETDQRSREIFRQIVDGYLATGEPVGSRNIARLLPMALSPATVRNVMTDLELAGLIYAPHTSAGRLPTERGLRFFVDAMMEVGNLTSDERARIEAQIRAGAGHRNLDQTLTEASALLSGLSRGAGVVVTTKADPRLKHIEFVRLDPARALVVLVSEDGAVENRLLALPVGLPASALVEAANFLNARILGKTLADLRGEIAGQRALMERELDVLTARLVESGIATQSGPGSDRHLIVRGQANLLEDLRAQEDLERIRMLFGDLETQTDVIDLLTRAEQGDGVRIFIGSENKLFSMSGSSMVAAPFRDAEQRIVGVVGIIGPTRLNYARIVPMVDYTAKVVGRLLDGER
- the rph gene encoding ribonuclease PH; protein product: MRPSKRAADEMRKVTLERGVVRYAEGSCMVTFGETKVLCAATVEEKGPPWLRGTGKGWVTAEYSMLPRATHERTRREVTSGKPSGRTQEIQRLIGRSLRAVVDLTAIGERQIVVDCDVLQADGGTRTASITGAWVALHDALKWMEGRSLLKGTNPLKDHVAAISCGIVAGNPVIDLDYVEDSGAQTDANFVITGTGGLVEVQGTAEGAPFSEEELLALLKLAKGGVSKLVALQKAAVA
- a CDS encoding helix-turn-helix domain-containing protein, translating into MEFENDTEIDRRLGQRLKSARQRHGLTLDVLAERSGVSRAMISRVERGESSPTAALLVRLGSGLGLSLSALLEEEAGTGPLARHAAQPVWRDPASGYLRRNVSPRGTGSGFEIVEVELPGGAEVRLDNATGAPALDQQVWVLQGRLDLTVEGIGHALSEGDCLQMHLRGAIIYRNPGAVPVRYVVILAAGRGSFPGHIA
- the rdgB gene encoding RdgB/HAM1 family non-canonical purine NTP pyrophosphatase, producing MSNHRLLSGKVVIATHNQGKLREMRELLAPYGIELVSAGELGLPEPVEDGFMFSENAAIKAVAATQASGLPALSDDSGVCIDALDGAPGLFSANWAGPGKDFAPAIARVQMELAKRGATTPGQRKAHFVSALVIAWPDGHQELFEGRVFGTVTHDIRGAGGFGYDPIFLPDGHDKTFGEMTAQEKHGIPADGSPGLSHRARAFHALAATCLRKPA
- a CDS encoding DUF3297 family protein yields the protein MSDQLPDRLSVNPDSPFYNADVLARDIGIRFKGVEKTNVEEYCVSEGWVKVAAGAAKDRFGRPMTITLKGPVEPYIRGNVES